The genomic segment attaattcatgtcatgaaaatcaaaatttgCTTCTTAATCAGGAATCAGAATTCTGACCATGGTTAGGGCTTTACTCCCCTAAAAGCTGTGGCCTGTGGGAATATAATTCTCTAATTTTCATTTCCTTTTTCTCACATGAACCAACACAGAGAAACTAGCAGAAGTTGAACGATCACTAAGGCCATGGGGAGCAAAAGAAGACGCAAAGCTCTCAGAGTTCCAGGTGGAGCTGATCCAGCTCGCTTCCCAGCTCGTTGGAGACCATCTGCTGAACTCATATCCAGAcattgggaagaacatgacAGTACGTGAAGGCAACAAATACGCAGAGGATGCTGTTGAGAAGTTTTTAGAAGCTGGTAAGGCTGCACTGAAAGCAGGAGCAGACGAGAACACCATAGTCACTATGAGGCCGTCTCTGACTACCAGGACCAGTCCCAGTGAAGGGACCAACaagtatatttaaaactattgaAAAAATCTACAAATAATGGAATGAATGATATGTAAATACATGTGGCCACCTCTATGTTCCCCACGTCACTTGGATACATTCTATGATGTGGGAAAAAAGGGTATATACTTACGTATGGTTATGTAATGGATCAAAAGACATGGTAACGTTATGTTGCTCTCCGGACCTCCATCTCCTTAGTAGGAATAAGATGGAGAGTTCTTGTATTTACTAATACATACTTATCCAAAATTAGATAACTAACCAGTTTATGGTTAGCATAAACGTCTTAATTATCAGAAACAACGCAAAAATCAAACAAGTTTTGCAAAACAATATGgcaatacaattaattttcttctatataagtacattttttctctttttattgagCACTAACTTACCAGTATTTTAGTCATTAacaatttatcaaataatattgtagttcgaattaaaatagaaacaaactGAGGAAAAAGTTAAAACTCCGCAACGAGCGGGGCACTGTATATCGAGAGAGAGAATTTGTAAGGCCAAGAAAGGAACTTAAACTTTTGcagaagaaaaggaagagatGGGTCTTCGCATACGTCTTCGTCTCCCTCACAAAAGCTCTCCAAGAACACCTTCACATCTCCTTCTATGCGTTCTTGctctctgcttcttctccttcaccgCTCTTCTTCTCTACAAGGTCTTGTCTTTTTACCCTTTTTCACCATTATTCTTCTTCCCACTCAGCAATAATTCAATTacacatgtttttctttttcattttatagatcTGACAGAATCATTAAAAATGTTGCAGTTTTCTGTCATGGGAATATTTGTCTGAAGCTGACCTAACTCTAAATTAAGATTACTCGAAACTATGGTTTTGCTTTTCTAATCGTTTTCAATTGGTAGATCTGGATTTTGAGCTTAATtagcaattttatattttttattgctctgtaatctaaaaaaaaaacacgtgcACTTCCCGTGATCTTGAGCAGGTTGACGACTTTGTAGCTCAGACAAAGACTCTCGCCGGACACAACTTGGAGCCGACACCGTGGCACATCTTCCCACGCAAATCTTTCAGCGAAGCCACCACTTACCGAATCCTCCAATGCTCCTACTTCTCATGCCCTCACAACTCCGTCCCCGATCCAAATACCACCCTCCCGTCGGATTCCGGGTCGGGTCGTCATCGAGCCCAGCAACAACAGCAATGCCCTGACGTTTTCAGGTAATGTCCGTCCCCACTCagaaagtttcaaactttaGGAGTAAACCAACCATTTGATACCCGTGTGAAGCCAGGTGGATTCACCGAGACTTGGAGCCATGGGCAAAGACAGGGGTGACTAAAGACCACGTGGAGAAAGCCAAGCAAAACGCTGCGTTTAGAGTGGTGATACTGTCCGGGAAGCTGTACGTGGATCTCTACTACGCTTGCGTGCAGAGCAGGATGATGTTCACCGTTTGGGGGATTCTGCAGCTGCTCAGCAAGTATCCAGGGATGGTTCCTGACGTCGACATGATGTTTGATTGCATGGACAAACCCATCATCAACCAGACAGAACACCAGTCGTTCCCACCCCCTCTTTTTCGATACTGTACTAATGAAGCTCATCTGGACATTCCTTTTCCTGATTGGTCTTTCTGGGGATGGTACATATCATATCTCTTTTctctgttgttgttttttttttactcgaACACTTGTCTGAATATGTGTGttgttgtttttgataaaaaaaaggtCGGAGACAAATCTAAGGCCGTGGGAAGAAGAGTTTAGGGATATAAAGAAAGGGTCTAAGAGAAGGAGCTGGGATAGCAAACAACCTAGAGCTTACTGGAAAGGGAACCCTGATGTTGTGTCGCCTATAAGAATGGAGTTGATGAAATGcaaccattcaaggttgtgggGAGCACAGATTATGCGCCAGGTAAAGGCCTTCCCTCAGTTCCTCCTAGTCAGATAGTTTTAGTCtctgatgtgtgtgtgtttaataAATACAGAACTGGGCAGAAGAGGCAAAAGGTGGGTTTGAACAGTCTAAACTCTCCAACCAATGCAATCACCGGTAAGTCTTTAGAGAAAAACCAAGTTCGACTTTTGAGGGGATACGAGAAAGATCTAATCTGGTTTTGTGATTCGTTGTATCATAAAGGTACAAAATATATGCAGAGGGTTACGCGTGGTCAGTATCTCTAAAGTATATCATGTCATGTGGTTCCATGACACTCATAATCTCACCAGAGTATGAAGATTTCTTCAGCAGAGGCCTTCTTCCCAAGGAAAACTACTGGCCTGTCTCTCCCACTGATCTATGTCGGTCCATCAAATTCGCTGTGGACTGGGGCAATGCCAACCCCTCTGATGTAATGTGTATTATTCTAACACTTCCTCATCCATTTATCGACTCATGTGTTCCTAAGGCGTTCTTCCTTTTTGACAGGCTGAAACAATAGGAAAAAGAGGACAGGGTTACATGGAAAGCATTAGCATGAACCGGGTGTATGACTACATGTTTCATCTCATCACAGAGTACTCAAAGCTTCAGAAGTTCAAACCGGTGAAGCCTCCTTCAGCTAAAGAGGTCTGTGAAGGATCATTGCTTTGCTTTGCAGAGCAAAAAGAGCGGGATCTACTTGAAAAATCAAGAGCTGTACCTTCTCTGGACCGACCATGTAAACTTCCAGATGCAGATAGGGATAGGCTTGAGAGGTGGATCCAACGGAAGAAGCAAACAATCGAAGATGTTAGAAACATGGAGATGACAAGAACAGACAGGGGCTCTAGATAATTTGAGTTTTCAGAAACATAAGTTTTGTTTGATCCTTTTTTTCCTCTGCATACGTGTGTTCATCATTATCAGCTGTAGCACGAGATGATACTTGATTTATAGAATAAAGAAACCATAATCTGTCATCTTCAAAAGTAACACAACAAGAGAAGTAAAATACAATTACTAATCCCTTGGTGTCTGAGGGATTCAAGTAACGTATTGTCCACTTTTGGTAACATCCTATTATTTAAAATCTTGATAGACCAAAACCTCAGAAATGAAAACTAGACCAGCTAGTTAGGCCAAAGTTTTAGAAAGCAGAAGAGAGTGGAACAAATCTCACTCAGCTGCATTGTCAtactcatcatcatcgtcaACCACTTCATACTCGAAATCTTGGTCTCTGTTCTCCATGGTTTTCCCAAATGTGAATGCCTTGGTACCCATTGTTGTGAAGGGCATCAGCCCAAATGCACGGGCCGTCTTGATCTCTCTAGCAATCTTTCTTTGTGCCTTTGCACTGATGCCAGTCTGTGCACgagataatttaaaaaaaaaatgaagattcCATCATTAAGTGGATTGGCAAAAAAACGTTATCACGTATCGTATAAACAAAGTAAAGATTAAAAAAGGAGAAGCATCCAATATTGACCTGCTTCCTCTTAACAAGGATCCCAGCTTCGGTGATGAACTGTGCAAGGAATCGAACATTCTGCCCAACAAAAAACAAAGTTCATATGtgtaaatacaaaaaaaaataacagaagCTCCCAGATGTAAACTTTACATATGTAACCAAAACTAAACTCACCCTGAAATCAGCTTTCTTCAGAACTTCCTCGGTGGTTATCTCCGCCTTGTTGTTCTGTCTAGGTCTTTGCATCTGCTTTCTATAACCTAAATCCTGTAATATTACACAACACGTTTAGTGTATGTCTGGTccaaaacaaacaagaaaagacCATCACCCCCTCTAAACCCaaagcacacacacacacactataTACATGAGTCATGACTACACAATCAAAGTTAACATAGTTGCATACAAGAGTGGTAAGAGAAAGCATTATACCTTAGGGAAGTGATTAGCTCCCCAGCTGTTGACATCAGGCCTAAACGAGTAACCATCCTTCTTCACGCCTCCTTCTTCGTCGTCGATGTTGTAAATCAACGCAGCTTCCTTCAGTTTACCATCAACACCATCCGACGAAGGATCGAAGGTCTCGTCTCTGTTACTACCTCTCGAACCGTCTTTTCCGTACGATCTACCCAGCTCGCGCTTGTCTTTCTGCGCCTTGCTAAGATGCTGGTAGAACTCACCGCTTTTTCCATCGTTGCCACCACTGTTTCCGCCGAACATCCAATCGTCCAGCGAAGATCGATCTGCTCGGTTCGGTTCTCGATTCGGTGGTTAAGCCTAAGGGAAAAAAATgcgagagaaacaaaaaaaatgggTGGGAATGTAGGATGGTGGTTACCTTCGTTGGCATTAGCGGAGAAGCTTCTGGGCGCGAGAGGAAGCCATGGTTTACGGGAAGCGACGTCGTTGAGGGAACGAATCGCGAAACGGGCAGGTTTCATCTTCTTTCGATTTAGGGTTTTTCGAAAAAAATTCAGTTCCTCCGATCTGAGGTTTTGGCAAAGAGGGGAGAGTCGCCTGAGGGATGATGacgtgtgagagagagagaaggaaatcAGATTTCGATTAAATGTATTAATGGGCTTAATAAGGCCAGGCCCATTCTTTATGTGGTTGCCGTCTGCTTAGACGACAAGATCTTGTATATTATATCCACAGACTAAATCAGATTTACATAGGTTAGAGGATTCATTTAAGTTCAAATATTTTACTATCGATCATACAAATTACTGAGATacattttgatgaaattttgcataccaaataatatttaaatcgTTTTCTAACTTTAGAAAGTGAATTAGGATAAGTACGTATACatttaacccaaaaaaaactTTGAGATGACAGAAGTGTCACATCAGACATGTATGTGATGATCTAAATGACGATGGTAGATGCCAGCGAACCATGAGTATTAGATATCAATAGAGCAGGACTTTGCTCAACCACGTATATAATTCAGAACTAGGCGtatgttttagaaaaagatTACAAGGGAAGCTGATGACAGGATTATTCGAATAAACTTCCTAATCAATATCAAACGGATTCACTATTAAAAAAGTTGTGTGACATTTGTGTGtgtaataaagaaaagaaaagagcaCAAAACAAAAAGGGGTCTCACTATGTGATATGAAGCTTTGATAATAGTATTAGATGTGAAATGTTACAATATATACTGAGATTACACAAGAGGTTAGGTTAAGACTATTGTCTAATATATCCTTTCCTAATATACTCTTATACGCCCCCTCAAGATGAAGGTACTTGAGTAACGCCAATCTTGGACATGAGTTCTTCAAACCGTGGGCGTGGGAGTGCCTTGGTGAGTGCATCAGCAAGCTGGTCGCGGGTAGAGATGTGCGAGACACGGAGAGCTCCAGCTTGGACATTATCACGGATGAAGTGGTAGTCAAGGGCAATGTGCTTCATCC from the Raphanus sativus cultivar WK10039 unplaced genomic scaffold, ASM80110v3 Scaffold2560, whole genome shotgun sequence genome contains:
- the LOC130505759 gene encoding uncharacterized protein LOC130505759, giving the protein MGLRIRLRLPHKSSPRTPSHLLLCVLALCFFSFTALLLYKVDDFVAQTKTLAGHNLEPTPWHIFPRKSFSEATTYRILQCSYFSCPHNSVPDPNTTLPSDSGSGRHRAQQQQQCPDVFRWIHRDLEPWAKTGVTKDHVEKAKQNAAFRVVILSGKLYVDLYYACVQSRMMFTVWGILQLLSKYPGMVPDVDMMFDCMDKPIINQTEHQSFPPPLFRYCTNEAHLDIPFPDWSFWGWSETNLRPWEEEFRDIKKGSKRRSWDSKQPRAYWKGNPDVVSPIRMELMKCNHSRLWGAQIMRQNWAEEAKGGFEQSKLSNQCNHRYKIYAEGYAWSVSLKYIMSCGSMTLIISPEYEDFFSRGLLPKENYWPVSPTDLCRSIKFAVDWGNANPSDAETIGKRGQGYMESISMNRVYDYMFHLITEYSKLQKFKPVKPPSAKEVCEGSLLCFAEQKERDLLEKSRAVPSLDRPCKLPDADRDRLERWIQRKKQTIEDVRNMEMTRTDRGSR
- the LOC108863343 gene encoding uncharacterized protein LOC108863343 gives rise to the protein MKPARFAIRSLNDVASRKPWLPLAPRSFSANANEDRSSLDDWMFGGNSGGNDGKSGEFYQHLSKAQKDKRELGRSYGKDGSRGSNRDETFDPSSDGVDGKLKEAALIYNIDDEEGGVKKDGYSFRPDVNSWGANHFPKDLGYRKQMQRPRQNNKAEITTEEVLKKADFRNVRFLAQFITEAGILVKRKQTGISAKAQRKIAREIKTARAFGLMPFTTMGTKAFTFGKTMENRDQDFEYEVVDDDDEYDNAAE